CCTGAGAAACACATCTACATCTATCAACACTGAACCGAGCTCAAAAGGAACTTATTTTGtctgtctccacacacacacatacacacacacacatacatagacacacacacacacacacacacaagacaggGCAGCTATTACAAACTGGtttgaagacaaacaaaagttgGGGAATTTGAATCCAATTACAAACTTCAGGTgtttaaacattaacatcatgAGATACAAAAAATGTGTCCAGCCATAATTTGCAGTATAGTTTGAGTTACAGAAAAACACTCTCTGTTGGCTTAAAAGTTCATTGTGcaacgtttttctttttctcatccaCAACTTGCCTTTTGACGTTTCAGGTATCCAGTTTTtcaggttgcaaaaaaaggaaCCTTCCAAATGTGCACATAAACCCGAAGCTGCAAAGCATTCAGCCATTTACAAACACCATGAGCAAACGCATGCACAGCAGAGAATTGGATTATGCTGCTAGGGTGGTTTAGGAAGTTTCTACGGACGCTTTGCTTTGAAAATGTGTAATCTGGGGGATACCATTTAACTTACAGGCGAATCCAAGGCCTACAGAGGGTGTTTGTATTCAACAATTACAGTTTGAACAGATATATGGTGGTAcagccacaaacaaacaatagatgggttttttttgcaggtgaGCACCTTTGGTCTGACACTAAAAAATTCAGGATGCCCAGTTGCTTAGAAATAGGGAAGCTGTGCCAGTGTAGCAATGTGTTGTATATCATGCAGCACTTGATTTAATACAGGTGAAACATCGTTCCGCGGTTGCGTTGTCAAGTGGGTGATAGTACTACTGGATGCTGTTATGGAACTGTGAGTGCTTTTGTGGGTGTCCATCCAAAGTCGGGGTGATCTGCTCTGATGTTTCTTGTCAAACTTAAGCCAACTGATACTAAGCACTTTTGGACGTGCTTCAATAATCCGTAGGGGTGTGATTCTTTATTTGTCTCTTGTCATACGGTACATCTACCACTCTTCACACACTGGTAAAGTCAGCTTCAAATACAGGAGTTTTCACTAACGTACTGGAGGTAAAGAGAGTTATGTAAACTAAGGCGTATCCAACAGGACTCCTACTTTCGCTTCATCATCTGAAAACATGCTGAATGTATCTGACATCCAATGCAGCACATTTAGTTTCTGCAGCAAGTATGGCTGTCCTGTGCCGATCCATGGGATGTAAATATACTCAGATGGTACTTTTATttggtgaaagaaaaatgtgtatatttcaaaaaaagctgggagtatttactttttacattcaCAGACCAATATCTTAAATTTTATGTATGCGGTCTTTACACACAAAATGTAAGGATGCAGCTCTGGCAACAAAGCCACATCATATCAATATCATGCTATAACTATCGGGGTTATGTATGTTAAATGGTTTTACAACTATTGCACATTTAGTTGGTGAACAAACATTAAAGGGATGCTCTGTTGGCACACAAGTCTGCAGCATCTCCTATGTCCTGCAGGAAGCTGGTTGTGGTGTCAGAGTCAATAGGAATCAACGAAAAGGAACAGTATTAGCTCAGGGGTGTGGGGGCAGTTAAGGCAAGCTGAAGAGGAGTTGGCACACGGTGAGGTGTTGGGTACAATGTCTAAAGAAAATGCTGCGGTTATGCCCGGTTGGCATGATGGTTCGACTGCAGCACAGCCCTAAAATCTCTCCGTTTCCTCTGCCCTCTGTCACACGTCCATCTGctccagtctctctcttttcctgccTGGGTCACTGTTACACTCTGCTCAGATCAAGATTCTCTCCAGCATGTGTCACATCCCTGGCTCTGCTCCTGATGTCTCTAATGATCCTGTCTCTTCCCATTCTGTCACACTACAGCAGTACTGTGTCCATCCTAGACAATCTCGTCCATCTCGCCCTTTGCCTTTCTCATCTTCTGCCTTCCCATCCTCCTGtactctcctcctacccacacaCTCATTCAGTATTCATATTTTAGAGGACATTTATGAGCATGAAACCGAGCGTGTGCATCAGCACCATTTTCGGTGCAGAGGAAACCTACATTTTCTCCTCGAGCCTTCCCCTGTCCCCCCCTCCTTTTCCTTATCTAGCTAATCCAGATTCTGGTTTTGGTTTCGTGTTGCTCATCTTTTTTTAGACTGAAAGCCATGTGCCACTCACTCCtactctccctctgcctctttctccatctttttctccCACTGCCACCCACTCAATCCCTTTCACCTCTTCCCACTCCATTTTCTCTTCGTTCAGTCGATGTGATAGTATGTGCACTGCacattgcatgtgtgtgtttgtgtaaagatgaatgttttttgtgtgttggggTGGTGACATATGTGCTCTGCCAACCTGTCTGTGGCACGCTGCCACAAACCATGTACCGATCTGTTTGTCATTGCTGTGTCagacactgaaaataaatgcagcagTTTTGTCCATGCAGCACACTCCTGCAGCCATAGGTTGTCAGCAGTGTGCTGAATGTATTGTGGTACTTTAAATTGGTGTTTTTTCACACATTGGTATTTTTCACACTTGCTGCAGAATCACTTAATATTAGGTCTGCAGCTTATAGATTTCgcaatatacacatatacacatctGCCTGACAGCACCTTCCAGATCATCAATGCTGCCTCTCTGGGTATTATCACAGAGTGATGCCCTTTTCTATATGGCTTATTTGGATCACATGTCCAATGATGCACTTGAAAATGTTAATGGCCTGGTTATCTCTCATTAACTTACATTTCAAGCTCTATGTTTAACAACTGAATACAAAGAGGTAACTGGTATTCTTATTTTCCAAGAATCAAATTCATACCTGAGCTGAATATTTGAGGTTTAAAAGGTTTCACTCAAATTACTTCTCCCAGTTGGGCtgataaatgtaaacatatcaATTAATGGAAGGTAGTTTCTCCTAAATGAGTACAACATCTGTTCAAAATAGAATTGCCTTTCTTCTCACACAAGCACTCATCTACACCTCATCTCTGCTGTACAGGCGGGCTGCTGAGATTTTAAAGTCCTATAACTACATACAGCTTTTGCTACCAAACTTATCCCCGTCGTTAGTTTAGGACTGCTGCTTATTTATACCCGTTACATGGTAACTGTAACTACATAGAAGTACATATATTTTACCCCATCCTGTAGACAAACTCCCTATTCTTGATCTGAACTCTAACCATTCCTGATTTACACATGCAACGGGACTTCATACATTCATTTAAGGCTGTTGTCCGAATTATAGGAGAAGTAATTTAATACTGAAAAAGGCTATACTTTTCTGCGCCTTCATTCCAACGCTGTGTTATACCTTGACTACCTGTTAACGCCCAAAACACCAGAAATGGGCCCCGTTCAATCAAATACTCTAAAATAATGAGTAAATATTAGAGAAGAGGAGCATGTTTTCTGGCACGAGGAAAGGTCACACATTGTGTGTGCGTTTTGGAAAACGAAGAGACAACATACTGTATCTGCCAGGACTCCCTGGAGGCACTTGGTTTCCACTAGGGTTGAAGCCTACAGGGATGCCAGGGAACAAAGCGTAAACACTGGTGTTGATGCAGCCTTACATGGATGGGCTTGGGTCGgtttcttattttaaaatgattcttgTGTAAGCTTTTCTATACCCAATAGACTTAAGGTCAAAGGCAGGACGCAGAGTagaaatgagaataaaataagaTGTAAATGATAAAAGCTGAAATATAGTCCAGAACTCATCTGTGTGCCATGAACCCTCTGTGCTtctgccccccaaaaaactcaTCTGGTACCTTAAGCATAAACAGGACACGACTTAAGGTCTAAACTAGAGCATGTGTCACTTTAAGTGTAACAACTAATCCTTCATTATCATCTCTTGTTTTGCTCAAAAACTGTACAACTATCTTGGACTGtattatgacattattaaaTTACAAAGCACTTAGAGCTGTCCATTATTCTCGTTGGGACAGCTTGGCACCTCATTTATGCTGAAACGTTGCTCGATTGCACTTGCACGgacatagaaaaaaacaaaaacgatatCAACAACTGTAAGTCACGAGGAAAGCAGAGCCCTAATTATCAGCCAAATATTCTCAGTGTGAGTGATAAACAGGTGTGACATTCCCCTTACTGTTGCTGTGCCTGGTCCTTTTCTTAAATAGAAAACATGTCATCTACTCACCAACCAAGAGCATATATGGTCTGCATAGTATATGCTTTAAGTCTGCTTAGTCAAGTCTCATTCTAgtaatggaaagaaaacagcagTGGAGTGATTATATAGCTACCAAATAAGAATAAGCAATATGCGTAATGGGGTCCTGTCATTGTACTTACTTCAACTGAGTACTTAGGAGAACTGGCTGTACTTTACACCAACACAAACTGTCACATCACTTTAGACTCTTGCAGCTTGTGATTGGCATAAAAACAAGGGAAAATACACTACACCTGAAGCACTGAACTACAGTTAGCTGCTCCCtaagtgtttatgtgtgcaaaAGCGTGATACCAGAAAGtggatcagcagcagcagcagcagcagtgggtAGTAGAGTCTAATCTCTGTTGATCAGCACGGCTGCCTTAAAGGAGGAATCTCTGCGGGCCTAGTTAAAGGAGATGTGGCCTAAGAAATGTGCATCAAACCAACCAGGCACCTCAGCGAGGACTGAAAAGCCGGGTCCCACTGCTCGTGCCGCGGCGGACTGTGTGAGCTGCGTGTGCGCACAGATACAGGCAGCtcatcagtcagtcagtcagtcagtcagtcccGCTGCTCACCTGTATTTTCACGGTGCCTTGCCAAGACCCACTGCATCggctctgctctctctcccatATCCTCCCGACGGCCGAGCAGCGTCTCTCTCCCCGACACCGACCCCGgtctgaaggaggaggagggcggaTGGATTCACACAGAAACCTCACCGATAAGATCTTACAATAACCGTGCGGACGTCATTGCACCGGGAGGATGAATGGACCCGGAGCTTCCCTCGGGGTGTCAGGCGGACCCGCTGCATGCCATCTGAAGAGCGTCTTTACTCCGCCGCCCGCTGCAGCTTGACGCCGTCTTGGTTTCTCCGCTGAGCCGCAGCACGTCGTCGGCTGTGGCGGCTCACTGAGTGCGGCTCGTTCTCCACGTCAGTCCGCCGGAGCTCCGCATGATTGATTGATGTAGAGTATTTGCTCCTctcacggtgtgtgtgtgtgtgtgtgtgtgtgtgtgtgtgtgtgtgtgtgtgtgtgtgtgtgtgtgtgtgtgtgtgtgtgtgtgtgtgtgtgtgtgtgtgtgtgtgtgtgtgtgtggaccggACTACTCCCGGACCCCGGAGCGGGCAGCGGCTAAGCGGAGGCAGCGTTTCCACAGGAGGTCTGGCCCAACCCCTCGGACATTTCTCccacggagaaaaaaaaaaaaaaaatacgtaCGAATAGGCTATTCCCGTACGTTGTGTTTGTACGCACACCTGAcaggtttttttggtttttttgttgtaaatggCAGCCCGCAGCCACTCCGGAGATCCTGCGGAGAAAGAGCGCCACCGGTGGTTTCTGAATATCAGGCAACCTGCCTCTGAATCCAAGAGGGCGGTGTTCTCCAAGAGGACGACGCTCCGTCTTTGTGGACTAAGTCACACGGAGAGTGCCCCGAGGGGACTTGACACTCTTGtttgttagttagttagttattCGTTTTAAAAAGGAGGGGCGGGGCTGTCTgtttgttatataaaaaataaaacattggaCTCCCTTACTgcttaaaaaatgtgaaacgGTGTATTTGACTTGTATTTGTCCTGTTTCGTCTCAACGCAATGAGCAGTTTAGAACTTACGTAAATCACTGTTCCAGATCGTTGTAACCATAGCTACAGCGATGCAGCCGCAAGATTGACTTGTGGTCTAAATACGAATATATAGCAACATTTTAAACTATCACAAAATCATGTTCTGATTTGGCCCCTAAGCATAGGCCCTGTAGTCATAGTTTAAGTGTATGCCCATAGTAAGCAGTTGCTTCATATCTCCCatcttaaaacattaaattgtggTTTTGAATGCATCAGGGGTATTTCAAATACATTTGGTGAGAATAAAGTTGTTGACATAAAAAGGGGTAGGCGGACTGGTTGAATGTTTGATTTTCGAGTTTGAGttgtttttgacaaatttgGGTACAAATCCGATCCGTCTTTCCCGTCAACCAGTGTCCATGTCACCGACGTCTCCGTACTTTACAGATTACCATCTTGACACACTACGATCTTCTTACGACGTGTACTGGGCGTGGACCAGCGTCATCTCATAACATGCACACATGAAAGTAGGTATTTGTCATCTGTCAAAAATGCAGGCGGAAAAGCGAAAGTTATGCCaacaagattttaaaaaaagagatcaaGTTCGTGTTGAAAAACCTAATCAGAACATGTCCTCGTCCAGTCACAGAGACTTCTCACTTTCACACAGACTGCTGACCTCAGGCCTTCAGGTTATATGTCTGAAAATAGATGTCTGTCATTGGCGTGTCAATTGCAATGGACTACACCTAGTTAcctagttattattattattttaatttattttttgttttataatactGCTCACATTATATAGCACATTTGTATAGACAATGGCAAACGTGGTGCAGGGTTACTCCCCTTCATAGAGAAGAAAGCGTCATGACTCACAACAGGGCTGGTTTAGTGTCCAACCCTCTTATGGGAACTGACAGAAGAGAAGATGATGGAGGGTGCTGTCACTGGAGAATGTGCTGGTGGGGAAAATGGGTCTGTTTCATCAGTTTAACTCTGCCCCAATTATTTAACAAGAATCTGTCCTTGTACCGCATCTGTGACCTCTATGTGTGAGTGCAAGTGTTGTCAATAAATGTCcctctgacatgttttttttcttccagttagATTAAAGAGAGCTATCACTCAATGTTGATCCCTCTGCACAGGACATGCATGTATAGGCCTATGAATAGAGGGAGAGAGCTTAGCTTATGTGGTTAACCACAGCATATGTACATTTAACGTTTTGTTACTGTAATCACTGAAAAGAAACTCAACAAATTAATAAGTATTTATCAGAATTATTCTCTGAATAGTGCAGACTGTATTGTGCTCTTGCTCCGTCAGTTGTGATTCCTACACAAACCAGAAGCATCAAAGTCAGAAACAGGTTTTTGCCAAGTTGGTTCTCACACACAAGGAATTTGCCTTGgtattttgatgcaaatatcTGGGTTAAGTTATTGAAAAGAGCTTTACAGTGTTTAAATGGAAGATGATGCGATGTGTAAAACACCGACTGTCAATACTATGGACATAAACACCCTCAAACACACCCAAAGGTTAAAGTCAGCATTTTAATCTCAGTTATTGTTGAATCTGAATTTAAATGTGCCTAAATACAGagccaaaacaatgaaatgatcTCTTTCCTACTGCATCATACCTCAGAAATGACCAGATTCTATTATTTTTCAGGAGGTCCAAAGTGTCCCGCATATTCCATCTGTAGATATAATCCAACACTAAGATTTGCCAAATTGAAGTACATTTATTCTAGCCATACAAACTCACTGGaataaaaatattctttttttaaaaagctcttAAACCCAGGATGTGATTTGATTACATCCTGGGTTTTAGACTAGTAGAATAGAAACCCCCTGTTTTTAAGGACTAGATGGTACATCCCAGtctctccttcactccctctctatttctcctccctcctgctttCAGTGTCCTCCATCTCTCATTTTCTTATATTAAGGACATTCTCACATCCAGAGACTGTTGCAgttcctcctccatctgttaTTCTTGAAATCTCGACTGAGCAGCTGGAGAGGTATGTAATGTCCTTATTTCATCTCATCACATCAGTGCCGGATTTAAttggaagcatttttttttttacatgtctaGCCTACATTCTGTAAAGAACGAGCTGCTTTGATGTAGATGCTTTGTGCAGTGTTTATTGGTCTTCATTTTCTTCCCCTCATTTGCATTGCACTGATTTCCTCGCAGTCATGGTGGTCCTTATTTCTTTCCTCCATCTTGTCCTCCATTTATAGCACATATGATTTATGCAGTTTTACAGAGAGAGCTAAGGGCGAGATGGGGGAAAAGATTAAATCCACACATTATTGCATCTAGATAAGACTCTTGTTGGGGTCAAAGAAATAGAGATTCAGTCCTAGACTCTGAATAAGCTCTGCAGCTGCAGTACTGTCTTCAGCCATTACAAAACTGATAGATTTAACAAGGAAAAAGCCTTACTCAGGAAGCTGCtgtaacattattttttcagtGGAAGGTTATGTCACAGCTGCGTAGACCAAAATAAACTATTCCCTGTCCTCTGTGCGTCAGCGTGTTCCCATCAATGTCATCTTTTCCCAAGGTCACATATAAGGCCCCACCACCACATGACTGCTTCACCGCTGTACAGTGAATACTTCGATTTTAGAGGCCTCCTTCGTGTGCCAGTGTATCTAGATAGAGCAGAGCAGATAACATGCTGTCGAAGCCTATTTCAGAGGGATAATCTTGCTGtgtctgtttgctgtgtttCCTCAGTGAAGCAGCACAGAGCTGACCTAATAAAGACTCCTCCTGACCAGACCACACCTCTGTCCCTGAGTCGATGGAAGCCAAGGCCAAGACCGGGGCTCCGGCACCCAAGGCGGCACCTAAAGTGGAGAAGAAGGAGCCGGCAGCCCCACGCAAGGCTGAGCCTGCACCTGCAGCCCCTGAGCCCGAGCTTCCCCCTCCCCAGGACGGGGCAGCAGAAGCTGAAGCAGCGGTGGCAGATGAAGAGGCTGCAGCCTCCGCCACAGACTCTCTTGAACACCTGAAACCCTTTCTCATTGGTGGTGCCGTTATTGCTGCAGGAGCCATCTTGCTGGGAGTGTTGCTACTGGCGAGGAGAAATTAAGACCAAATCATTATCTCAAATTAAAGTATGTATTGGGTGATGAGTTAGAGTTGTGCTGCTGGATGGTTTACAGACTATTATGGTACTGATGGGGGAAGGGGAGCCATTTATTCTTTTAGTCTGCTTTCACTTGTAGTGAATCCAACCATTCAAGTTTTGATAAAGGCTGTATATGGGGCATAATTACACATACTTTATGCATGAAGTTGCATCAATACCGCATCTGAACTGTATTaattcatttcataaaacaagTCAGACTAGTAGTGAGCTAAAAGCCTAAACTCTCTAAAGGTAGCTACTTCAACTGCTCTTTCTTGTTTAAACACGTTTGCACAAATATTAACGAAAGCTTGCAATATATGTAAATTCTTGCTTCGGAAATCAGCCTGGTTCACTTTGCTAAAAGATAATGATTGATAAAGTTGAAACGTGTATTAATACTGACTTTCAAAGTTGTTCTAgggttcattttaatttttaaataagACAATTGAAAGAGTAGGTTTGAAAACAGATGGAAATATGCTTTATGACGTTTTGCacatataaaataaagtcaaatagaACAGCACagtgcaatttaaaaaacaaacaacaaaaaaacatgcagtggTAGGAATGGGATGTAGCAGATTGTAACAGATGAAacctgtacagtatgtgtcagaGAATTATATAGTGAAGTTACCTCTTGCTGTAGAATAAGAAAgagttttattttactgtcaaaATGATGTCACAAATCAATAACCTTTCATGTATCACACAACATCCACAGCTGTGCTGGTCCGATCTTACAGTAGATAGCTGTAGAAGGCTGAACAGCCATTAGTGTTGCATTATCCGGTTTAAAGCCTGCTACCAGAACATGGGAGTTGTTAATGTCTTCACTGTGATCCACTTATGTTGTGtaggaaaaaaatgtgataactTCATTCAGAACCATGTACAACTTTACTGTAAAGAGAGCAATGTCTGAAAGTGGGGTGTAGATGAACTACTGTTGTAAacttaaaaaagtcacaattttGTTTCAGCAAGCTCTCACCTGTACAGCTGTACACAATAGAGTCCACTCATATGTAAAGGTCATGGGGATGTCCCTGTTGCATAAGTAGATGGCAGAAAGACAGTTCTGGccaatatttgattttatttgtaagGGCACTTATGAATTTTACAACACATTGCTGGCAAGAAACTATTGTAAGGACATATGCCATTCCTCACAGTCAACACCCCAAACACATCAAAAAGATGGTATGCCAACACCTAAACAAACTTCACATTACATTGTACAAGGCAGtgtaccaaaaaaaagagaaatcctattttcataatttcaaCAGCGTATAAATGCAATAATTCAGATAGGACTCCTCATTTAGCACATGTGCTGTAGCaagttaaattacataaatgatgatgtaacaatattgttggtgatgatgatgtatgAAGTTAGTGATGGCAATGACGGTGATGTtacaaatgatgatgatgatgatgatggcaatgatttcctttttcatggtgactgtgatgatgatgacggtggttatgatatatttttgatatatttctaACATATTTTCCCTTATGCACACTCCCCTCTGCCTCCAAACtcctaaatgtaaaaaagaacaGGTCGTAATCCAACCTTTATTAAAGACAGTGAACCAGCTCAAGTGAATTTTTCTTCATTCGCATTTATTCAGAATCAGGGATCATATCTTTGCAGACTTTGtcagcttggtgagtttaatgTTTCAAATTTTATGAAGGGGTACTATGGCCCTTAGCAAATTCTACAAGCAAACAAATGGAgtaacatgaacaaaaaaagcaaaacactcaaagctgttttttaaaaatgttttgaagttaATCATTTTGAAGTACAGACTTTGCATTTGACAACAGCAGCAAATAACCTGAAAAATATCCactaacaaattaaatattttatgttcaTGAACACTGAAACAACATAGTTTGACTACTTATATTCTGGGTGTGAActactgtattttgttttctttgacaaCATCTATGGTTTAATTGTAAAATATCTTGCATCAGCAGTCGGTACACATCATTAGTCACTCTTTAATTTAAGGTATACCTGCTAAAATATTTGAGTGTGTTGTAATGTTGTGGTTAACTTCACTCAATTATCAATCTCTCTCATTATGGGTTGCACTCTACCTGCACACCCACAGATATGTTTCATTGGACCTCTACTCAGGTAGGGGCTGTGTGGGCTATGCTTGGAGTTCGCTAGGGTCAACAAAAGATATAGGCTATTACTTGGCAAAACAGGTGCAACAAAACTCACAAGAATGAGGGAGTCAATGATGATTTAGGAACAGGatgttattaaaatatgtaataaagcAGGCACGGTGCGTCTGCTCAgccaaaatgaatgaaagtgtCACTGCACAGAATGGTTTGATTTAGGGCGAGTCATTCTACACATTAATAGAGTAGCAGCTTTTGAAATTTACAGTTGCattttattaggtacacctagataaatgtagtgcagtctAATACAGCAACCTTGAAAGGAATCCTGCCTTCATGGAGGatatgtttgtaaatgtaaactGTTTTAGAGTGGTGATGAATCTTGATTGTCTTTTTAAGAGACTTTAGTGTGTGGTGTTGTGGATATTCACGTTATACTGTGAGATACTTCAAATACTTTTAGGCTTCCTATTTATATCAATGAGTTTGTATGGTTTGTATCCAATAAGCCTTTGAGTAagttaagcttttattttgaaggaccGGGCCGGAAACGTTGCTTCTGTTTCTTCTGGAGAGAACGAGGGAAGCGACATCACTGTCTCTACTAGTTCACCTCACACTAACACAACATTAAAGCTTTTGGGTAAACTAGATAGGTGACGGTGAGTAAATACGAGTTGACATTTGTATTCTTTGTTTTGACTTGTAAATCACTAACATTGATGTGCATTGGTGGCAGCGTGCTATTggcggctaacgttagctaacagtGGACTGTTGTGCTAATCGCGTGGCTACAGCTAACACCAGGATGTGGATCGAGTTTATCCTCCATCCTAAACTAACCACAGTGCCTCTGTCCTCAGGGCTCTCACAATGATCATCCCTGTCCGGTGCTTCACGTGCGGGAAGATCGTGGGTAACAAGTGGGAGGCATACCTTGGCCTACTTCAAGCAGAGTACACTGAggggtgagacacacacacacacacacacacacacacacacacacacacacacacacacacacacacacacacacacacacacacacacacacacacacacacacacacgtgggcTTAAGTATGAAACAAAGTACATGTGCAACTTGCAACAAACGCATCAAACCTTTGAGCCTTTTCATCTATTTTGTTAATTTGCTCCATGGTTTCGAGTTGTCTTCATTCAGACTTATTATTAGTTAAATCATAGCAATTATCTGAGATCATTTAGGATGCTGTCCTGACTGTTGTCTGCTGTGAATGTTGTTCATTCAGGGATCTGTATGCATGCATTAGGACTAACAttacctcctctctccctcttaaaGTGATGCCCTTGATGCCCTGGGCCTGAAGAGATACTGTTGTCGGCGGATGCTTCTTTCTCATGTGGATCTTATTGAGAAATTATTGAATTATGCTCCATTGGAGAAGTGATTGTAACTGGCTACCTTCAAGAATGACATGGACATTTAGGGGCTGTGGCGTGGACTGATTGAGTGTCCATGCCACAGCCctgttaaaatatttatgtGATAACAAATGGCAACTCAAGTAGACTTCTGGAACATTAGTTTGTGCAccttttttgataaaaaaagtttttttctaaataaagctGTTGAATGAAATTGTTACCAGTATTACTGTTTTATCCAGTTACCACAATCTTGCTGTCAGAACTATATGGTGAAAATGAGTTCTCACACGGGTGTTGTTAGTGCGTGGCGcattaaagcaaagcaaagaaacaCCTAAAGTCTTGTAGAAAATGACTGCTGGTAATTTGACTTAACTTCTGCTCTTTATCTAAGTATTAAAAGGACCCAGTACAGACTTTCGGAAAATTGGGTTAaccaaaaagtgtttttcagtcTAGATGAATCACCGTCTTAGATTCTACGGTACAGGTGTCAGAATGATACATCAATAGAAACATAAGTATTCAGTTACTAAGGTGTGCTGACTGCTTCAAGTCCAAAGTTTTTACTGTCATactggtaaataaaaaatacaaatataggTTGCTATCATTAGATATTTGTGTTCCTCAGTGAGCAGGTGAAATACGACCTAAATGTCAGAGGAAATAAGACACGGATAACATTTTCAGGGAATGTGATTTTAATCTATAGAtttaatacaaaagaaaatgataacaGTACACTGTATTTCATAAGTTATTAAGAGGCGTTCCTGCACATGCAAGCATTGGAATCTGATGTTCCAGCAGCAAATCTAcaaccacatttttttcttaaaacaggTAAAAGTCCCAGTATGTACAGACAacgggtgaaaaaaaaaaaaagtacattttagacTTTTGGAGAAACAACTTCAGTCTCACCTTCGAGTCCTCAAGATTTTTATGccacagcagaaacaaaaaattgTGTCTTCAAT
This region of Anoplopoma fimbria isolate UVic2021 breed Golden Eagle Sablefish chromosome 2, Afim_UVic_2022, whole genome shotgun sequence genomic DNA includes:
- the polr2l gene encoding DNA-directed RNA polymerases I, II, and III subunit RPABC5; protein product: MIIPVRCFTCGKIVGNKWEAYLGLLQAEYTEGDALDALGLKRYCCRRMLLSHVDLIEKLLNYAPLEK